One window of the Chryseobacterium sp. CY350 genome contains the following:
- a CDS encoding DUF3857 domain-containing protein codes for MIKFLCLGAFSLASMYYSQSYPISEISENLKKNASVVIRNESTIVEINKVDEIVYKNLSVVTILNREAISYSVPKIYYEKGDVISNIKVTVFDEKGTKIKSFSKGDFSDVAANSQGTFYSDNRIMVLPFTPTSFPYTVEFSYDQKDQNTIFIPDFTPFYNYNISLEKSNFKIINKSGINLRSKTYDSPFKYASVQIQDNGNEKLYTYQNVPAIDNAELAPNPQKILPKVSFSLDQFNLVGKKGNITSWKDFGVWYNNNLLTPVSVSTPQIKSEIAALNLSGSTEDKVKKVFQYMQSKTRYIFVALGIGGWQPMTPDEVQKKGYGDCKGLSNYMKTLLDEAGIPSYYCKINMNESPISFDKDFPKMGGNHIILMVPTEKGNIWLENTSQDIAFNHLSYHTTDRNVLAVMPTGIEVMETPSYTSSQNKEKQILNIQVNPDKTITGKGKFSYTGNQYDFNMSYIALSQKEKNEAVKSKFSTLNFENVEMVNFSNNKDLASIDFDLNFKASNYSKMMGDSFIFRAVPIYSNGFYHQDENRELPFENKFSFEDEYEIVYQIPANYAIEEMPQNGILTSDFGTYILTFEKKQDQIVVKRIVTIKKGIYSKEKFNDYVNFRKKIMNADNSKILITKKS; via the coding sequence ATGATTAAATTTCTTTGCCTTGGTGCTTTTTCTTTAGCATCAATGTACTATTCGCAAAGTTATCCGATCTCTGAAATCAGTGAAAATCTGAAGAAAAATGCAAGTGTTGTCATCAGAAATGAAAGCACAATTGTTGAGATCAATAAAGTCGACGAAATTGTTTATAAAAATCTTTCTGTTGTTACCATTCTGAATCGTGAGGCTATTTCTTATTCGGTTCCAAAGATCTATTACGAGAAAGGTGATGTGATCTCGAATATAAAAGTTACTGTGTTTGATGAGAAAGGCACGAAAATTAAAAGCTTTTCTAAAGGCGATTTTTCAGATGTGGCAGCCAATTCTCAGGGAACATTCTATTCGGATAACAGAATAATGGTTTTACCTTTTACACCAACATCATTTCCCTACACGGTTGAGTTTAGCTATGATCAAAAAGATCAAAACACGATCTTTATTCCAGATTTTACACCTTTTTACAATTACAATATTTCATTAGAAAAAAGTAATTTTAAAATCATTAATAAATCAGGAATTAATCTGCGCTCAAAAACGTATGATTCTCCGTTTAAATATGCATCGGTTCAAATTCAGGATAATGGTAACGAAAAGTTGTACACGTATCAGAACGTTCCGGCAATTGATAATGCAGAATTGGCTCCTAATCCGCAGAAAATTTTACCGAAAGTAAGCTTTTCGTTAGACCAGTTTAATTTAGTTGGTAAAAAAGGAAATATCACTTCATGGAAAGATTTTGGAGTTTGGTACAATAACAATCTTTTGACTCCGGTTTCTGTCTCAACGCCACAGATAAAATCTGAAATTGCGGCACTTAATCTTTCCGGAAGTACAGAAGATAAAGTGAAGAAAGTCTTTCAGTATATGCAGAGTAAAACAAGATATATTTTTGTAGCTCTGGGAATTGGCGGTTGGCAACCTATGACGCCCGATGAGGTTCAGAAAAAAGGTTATGGCGACTGTAAAGGTCTCAGTAATTACATGAAAACTCTTCTCGATGAGGCCGGAATTCCGTCTTATTACTGTAAAATAAATATGAATGAATCGCCAATTTCTTTCGATAAAGATTTCCCAAAGATGGGCGGCAATCATATTATTCTAATGGTTCCTACAGAGAAAGGAAATATCTGGCTTGAAAATACGTCACAAGATATCGCTTTCAATCATTTAAGTTATCATACAACCGACAGAAATGTTCTGGCGGTAATGCCTACGGGAATTGAAGTGATGGAAACGCCGAGCTACACATCGAGCCAAAATAAAGAGAAGCAGATACTGAATATTCAGGTAAATCCGGATAAAACGATTACCGGTAAAGGTAAATTTTCTTATACCGGAAACCAATATGACTTTAATATGAGTTACATCGCGCTTTCTCAGAAAGAAAAGAATGAGGCGGTGAAGTCTAAATTTTCGACTTTAAATTTTGAAAATGTTGAGATGGTAAATTTCAGCAATAATAAAGATTTGGCGTCTATAGATTTTGATTTGAATTTTAAAGCATCAAATTATTCTAAAATGATGGGTGACAGTTTTATTTTCCGTGCCGTACCTATTTATTCTAATGGTTTTTATCATCAGGACGAAAACAGAGAATTGCCTTTTGAAAATAAATTTTCTTTTGAAGACGAGTACGAAATCGTTTATCAGATTCCGGCAAATTATGCCATAGAAGAAATGCCACAGAACGGAATTCTGACTTCAGATTTTGGAACTTATATCCTCACATTTGAGAAAAAACAGGATCAAATTGTGGTAAAAAGAATTGTTACAATCAAAAAAGGGATTTATTCTAAAGAAAAATTTAACGATTACGTCAACTTTAGAAAGAAAATAATGAATGCCGATAACTCAAAAATTTTAATAACCAAAAAATCATAA
- a CDS encoding DUF3857 domain-containing protein, translated as MKKLLMICVILMTSSIVAQKHEFLKMPKFTIEDLKKSKSNIDEKAPAEILYRSIHYRIDPYNGQLIKNFAYRVKIYDKDKSEDWLNLEISLRENKSGSRETLNSIKALVYNLENDQIAETKVDKSSKFKSKENKYTTVSKYAFPNIKNGSVLEYQYEVISPFLYEIPVIYMELDTPSMYSEYILDSPTNMSYHIDFTGGLKPKHQKVGEEFLYGTDSKTYRFAYENVKPFKEEKFVRNSDNYRTKIRAELHSTFFNNGLKTYTSTWEDIRKSLWEDEEFGQQYKRERLVKDLIPITISQEKDELKKANAIFDHVKNSYTWNQTTGFYTENGIKELAKTKTGNTGDLNLMLINMLRAEKLKAYPILISTIKNGFVNLTFPNIGNFNYVIAAVEIDKNVYLYDATSKQAKEGVLPGRVWNSNGLLLRDEKAEVISLNNIKVSYTTHTLKAKINPDGTLTGQYQDEDEGLLALNAKENFDENPDRYRKQYKENFSVDFSNISSRVLDNGEFRSTMSFTANNLVDNLGKRKIINPLLFLHQTTNDFDQQEERKYMIDFISPMTKTKIVEIEIPEGYDITELPKSKKIVTQDKEISYSYTVEKKENKILTISKFEIASADYPKEYYPAFKQIWKVISDSENQVMSLIKK; from the coding sequence ATGAAAAAACTTTTAATGATCTGTGTAATCCTGATGACTTCATCAATAGTTGCGCAGAAGCATGAGTTTCTGAAAATGCCAAAATTCACAATAGAAGATTTAAAAAAATCAAAATCTAATATTGACGAAAAAGCTCCCGCTGAGATTCTTTACCGATCGATACATTACCGTATTGATCCTTACAACGGTCAATTAATAAAAAACTTCGCTTACAGAGTAAAGATTTACGATAAAGATAAATCTGAAGACTGGCTGAATCTCGAAATTTCTTTACGAGAGAATAAATCGGGAAGCAGAGAAACTCTAAACTCTATAAAAGCTTTGGTCTACAATCTCGAAAATGATCAGATTGCTGAGACAAAAGTTGATAAAAGTTCGAAATTTAAATCGAAAGAAAATAAATATACCACAGTAAGTAAATACGCGTTCCCAAATATAAAAAACGGTTCGGTGCTTGAGTATCAGTACGAGGTGATTTCTCCTTTTCTGTATGAAATTCCTGTAATTTATATGGAACTTGATACTCCGTCGATGTATTCTGAATATATTTTAGATTCGCCTACCAACATGTCTTATCACATCGATTTCACGGGCGGTCTGAAGCCCAAACATCAAAAAGTGGGCGAAGAGTTTCTGTATGGTACAGATTCTAAAACATACCGATTTGCTTACGAAAATGTAAAGCCTTTTAAGGAAGAAAAATTCGTGAGAAACAGTGATAATTACAGAACTAAAATCCGGGCAGAGCTGCATTCTACATTTTTTAATAACGGACTGAAAACTTATACCTCTACCTGGGAAGACATCAGAAAAAGTCTTTGGGAAGATGAAGAGTTTGGTCAGCAATACAAAAGAGAACGATTGGTAAAGGATTTAATTCCCATTACGATCTCTCAGGAAAAAGATGAACTTAAGAAAGCTAATGCAATTTTCGACCATGTTAAAAATTCTTACACATGGAATCAGACCACAGGATTTTATACCGAAAATGGAATTAAAGAACTGGCAAAAACCAAAACAGGAAATACGGGAGATCTAAACCTTATGTTGATCAATATGTTGCGTGCTGAAAAGCTGAAAGCATATCCGATTTTAATTTCGACAATTAAAAATGGTTTTGTAAATCTTACGTTCCCAAATATCGGAAACTTTAATTACGTCATCGCAGCAGTAGAAATTGATAAAAATGTTTATCTCTACGATGCAACATCGAAGCAGGCGAAAGAAGGTGTTCTCCCAGGTCGGGTTTGGAACAGCAATGGGCTTTTGCTGAGAGACGAAAAAGCTGAGGTAATCTCGCTAAATAATATAAAAGTAAGCTATACAACGCATACATTAAAAGCGAAGATAAATCCCGACGGAACACTAACCGGGCAATATCAGGATGAAGACGAAGGTTTGCTTGCTCTTAACGCTAAAGAAAATTTTGATGAAAACCCCGATCGGTACAGAAAACAGTACAAAGAAAATTTCTCAGTTGATTTTTCTAATATCAGTTCTCGGGTTTTAGATAATGGCGAATTCAGATCTACGATGAGTTTTACAGCAAATAACTTAGTCGATAATCTTGGCAAGAGAAAAATTATCAATCCGCTTTTATTTTTGCATCAGACGACAAACGATTTTGATCAGCAGGAAGAAAGAAAATATATGATCGATTTTATTTCGCCGATGACCAAAACAAAAATTGTAGAAATAGAAATTCCTGAAGGATATGACATTACGGAATTACCGAAAAGTAAGAAAATCGTTACTCAGGATAAGGAGATCAGCTATTCTTATACCGTAGAAAAAAAGGAAAATAAAATTTTAACGATTTCTAAATTTGAAATTGCAAGTGCAGATTATCCTAAAGAATATTATCCTGCCTTTAAACAAATCTGGAAAGTAATCTCCGATAGCGAGAATCAGGTGATGAGTCTGATCAAAAAATAA
- the gyrB gene encoding DNA topoisomerase (ATP-hydrolyzing) subunit B — MSQKQYTASSIQALEGMEHVRLRPSMYIGDVGVRGLHHLVYEVVDNSIDEALAGHCDTILVTIHKGESISVKDNGRGIPVDFHEKEQKSALEVVMTKIGAGGKFDKDSYKVSGGLHGVGVSCVNALSTLLVATVSRDGKLYQQKYSEGKALADVAEIGTTDERGTEVFFQPDGTIFQELVYNYDTLAARLRELSFLNKGITITLVDEREPNEDGSFAFEVFHSQGGLKEFVEFIDGNREAIMENVIFMEGERDDIPVEVAMRYNTSFSENLHSYVNNINTHEGGTHLAGFRRALTRTLKKYADDLGIPAKEKVEITGDDFREGLTAVISVKVMEPQFEGQTKTKLGNSEVSGAVDKIVGEMLTNFLEENPNEAKIIVQKVVLAAKARQAAKKAREMVQRKSPMGGSGLPGKLSDCSSKDPAESELFLVEGDSAGGTAKQGRDRHFQAILPLRGKILNVEKSMLHKVYDNEEIKNIYTALGVSVGTEEDSKALNMAKLRYHKVVIMTDADIDGSHISTLILTFFFRFMKEMIENGYIYIAQPPLYLLKKGNKKVYAYNEKEREEITLEMAPDGKGVEVQRYKGLGEMNPEQLWETTLNPDHRILKQVTIDNAVEADNVFSMLMGDEVPPRREFIEKNAKYAKIDV, encoded by the coding sequence ATGAGTCAAAAACAATATACAGCTAGTAGTATCCAGGCATTAGAAGGCATGGAGCACGTTCGATTAAGACCATCTATGTACATTGGTGATGTAGGAGTAAGAGGTCTTCATCATTTGGTTTATGAGGTAGTAGATAACTCGATTGATGAGGCTCTTGCCGGTCATTGTGATACGATTTTAGTTACAATACATAAAGGAGAAAGTATCTCTGTAAAAGATAATGGTAGAGGGATTCCTGTTGATTTTCATGAAAAAGAACAGAAATCTGCTTTAGAGGTTGTAATGACCAAGATCGGAGCGGGCGGGAAATTTGATAAAGATTCTTACAAGGTTTCCGGAGGTTTGCACGGTGTCGGTGTTTCTTGTGTGAATGCACTTTCAACTTTATTGGTAGCAACAGTTAGCCGTGACGGAAAATTATATCAACAAAAATATTCTGAAGGAAAAGCATTGGCTGATGTAGCTGAAATTGGTACGACTGACGAAAGAGGAACAGAAGTTTTCTTTCAGCCAGACGGAACTATTTTTCAGGAATTGGTTTACAATTATGATACTCTTGCTGCAAGGTTGAGAGAATTATCTTTTTTAAATAAAGGAATTACCATCACTTTGGTTGATGAAAGAGAGCCAAACGAAGACGGATCTTTTGCGTTTGAGGTTTTCCATTCTCAAGGTGGTTTAAAAGAATTTGTAGAATTTATTGACGGAAACCGTGAAGCGATCATGGAAAACGTTATTTTCATGGAAGGCGAAAGAGACGATATTCCTGTGGAAGTGGCGATGCGTTACAACACATCTTTTAGCGAAAATCTTCACTCTTATGTTAACAATATCAATACCCATGAAGGTGGAACTCACTTAGCAGGTTTCAGACGTGCTTTGACAAGAACTTTGAAAAAATATGCTGATGACTTAGGAATTCCTGCTAAAGAAAAAGTGGAAATTACCGGAGACGATTTCCGTGAAGGTTTGACTGCCGTGATTTCTGTAAAAGTAATGGAACCTCAGTTTGAAGGGCAAACTAAAACTAAATTAGGAAATTCTGAAGTTTCCGGTGCGGTTGATAAAATTGTTGGTGAAATGTTGACCAACTTTTTAGAAGAAAATCCAAACGAGGCTAAAATTATCGTTCAGAAAGTTGTTTTGGCTGCAAAAGCTAGACAGGCTGCGAAAAAAGCCCGTGAAATGGTTCAGAGAAAATCTCCGATGGGAGGTTCTGGTTTGCCAGGGAAATTATCTGACTGTTCATCAAAAGATCCTGCAGAATCTGAATTGTTCTTAGTAGAGGGAGATTCGGCAGGTGGAACTGCTAAACAGGGTAGAGACAGACATTTTCAGGCGATTCTTCCGTTGAGAGGTAAGATTTTGAATGTTGAGAAATCTATGCTTCATAAAGTTTATGACAACGAAGAGATCAAAAATATATATACCGCTTTAGGAGTTTCCGTAGGAACTGAAGAAGATAGTAAAGCCTTGAACATGGCTAAACTAAGATACCATAAAGTAGTGATCATGACCGATGCTGATATTGACGGTTCTCACATTTCCACTTTGATTCTAACTTTCTTCTTCCGTTTTATGAAAGAAATGATTGAGAACGGGTATATTTATATTGCTCAACCTCCTTTGTATCTATTAAAAAAGGGAAACAAAAAAGTATATGCTTACAACGAAAAAGAACGTGAAGAGATTACTTTAGAGATGGCTCCGGACGGGAAAGGTGTTGAGGTACAGCGTTATAAGGGTCTTGGGGAAATGAACCCTGAGCAGCTCTGGGAAACAACCTTAAATCCTGATCACAGAATTTTAAAACAGGTAACCATTGATAACGCGGTAGAGGCAGACAACGTTTTCTCTATGTTGATGGGTGACGAGGTTCCGCCAAGAAGAGAATTTATAGAAAAGAATGCAAAATATGCTAAGATTGATGTTTAA
- a CDS encoding OmpA family protein, giving the protein MKVYLCILLLFFLAEINSQTLTSVYFKNNSYELSQNSKTKLDSLSQLKSNLAFRIFGNCDPSGNIELNKKLSENRAYAVSQYLKNKIGSNIKLGSAIGLGIEKQINDNSTEKLRNKNRRVDIFIEKTFAQGEKISRKMLPSFLDSNIEMMKVKDTFSLPDVNFIGAKHVWLPNGNTNLFKLYKVLKLNPTFEVELQGHICCDYENFDGEDEDLGTFNLSWTRANAMKEYLLKQGIESKRIKVVGLGHLNPLVYPEITEADRVKNRRVEIVLLKK; this is encoded by the coding sequence ATGAAAGTCTATCTTTGTATTCTCTTACTTTTCTTTTTAGCAGAGATAAATTCTCAAACGCTTACATCTGTTTATTTTAAAAATAACAGTTACGAACTCAGTCAAAATTCTAAAACAAAGCTGGATAGTTTGTCTCAATTAAAAAGTAATCTCGCATTCAGGATTTTTGGGAATTGCGATCCTTCCGGGAATATAGAACTTAATAAAAAGTTATCAGAAAACCGTGCATATGCAGTCAGTCAATATTTAAAAAATAAAATTGGAAGTAATATAAAATTAGGAAGTGCCATAGGTTTAGGAATAGAAAAACAGATCAACGATAACAGTACCGAAAAATTACGCAACAAAAACAGAAGAGTAGATATCTTTATTGAAAAAACATTTGCGCAGGGAGAAAAAATTTCACGGAAAATGTTACCAAGCTTTCTTGATTCAAATATTGAAATGATGAAAGTGAAAGATACATTTTCTCTTCCTGACGTTAATTTTATCGGAGCTAAACATGTCTGGCTTCCAAATGGAAATACAAACCTCTTCAAATTGTATAAAGTATTAAAACTAAATCCGACTTTTGAGGTAGAGTTGCAAGGTCACATCTGTTGCGACTACGAAAATTTTGATGGTGAAGATGAAGATTTAGGTACATTTAATCTTTCCTGGACGAGAGCCAATGCCATGAAAGAATATCTGCTGAAACAAGGCATAGAGTCCAAGAGAATAAAAGTTGTTGGGTTGGGGCATCTTAATCCGTTGGTCTACCCTGAAATTACAGAAGCAGACCGTGTTAAGAACAGAAGAGTGGAAATTGTTTTACTTAAAAAATAA
- a CDS encoding diacylglycerol/lipid kinase family protein: MLPNQEAFFIFVSMEKVAFIINPFSAKKNYQPFLDELKTKAENPLYYISESILGTDEFIQKHFPDTDIFVAIGGDGTISTVAKNLINTEKVLAIFPAGSGNGFSNETQFSKNLDELLTKLKQRKSRKIDTFTVNGRLSINVSGTGFDGKVVKEFEKTSRGFKNYIKVSLKTFFSYKPIKLKFLDEKYKQHNGKYLMVNIANTRQFGNNAYIAPMASKSDGLVDMVLVKKFPLTYSPLFAFRMFTKKLKEDDYITYLPVSEVEFKVNTKNWHLDGEFNKIKSPIHIKVQPASLTILI; this comes from the coding sequence ATGCTTCCAAATCAGGAAGCATTTTTTATTTTTGTGTCAATGGAAAAAGTAGCTTTTATTATCAATCCTTTTTCAGCGAAAAAGAATTATCAGCCCTTTCTGGATGAGCTAAAAACCAAAGCTGAAAATCCGTTATACTACATTTCAGAATCAATCTTGGGAACCGACGAGTTTATTCAGAAACATTTTCCAGATACAGATATCTTTGTGGCAATCGGCGGTGACGGTACGATCTCTACTGTTGCGAAAAACCTTATCAATACAGAAAAAGTCTTAGCTATTTTTCCTGCCGGCTCGGGAAATGGTTTTTCCAACGAAACTCAGTTCAGTAAAAATTTAGATGAGCTTTTAACAAAATTAAAGCAGAGAAAATCAAGAAAAATAGATACTTTTACGGTCAACGGAAGATTATCCATCAATGTTTCAGGAACCGGTTTTGACGGAAAAGTGGTAAAAGAATTCGAAAAGACCAGCCGAGGATTTAAAAATTACATTAAAGTATCACTCAAGACTTTTTTCAGTTACAAACCCATTAAGCTCAAATTTTTAGACGAAAAATACAAACAGCACAACGGAAAATATTTGATGGTGAATATTGCCAACACCCGCCAATTTGGTAACAATGCATACATTGCTCCAATGGCGAGCAAGAGTGACGGTTTGGTAGATATGGTTTTGGTTAAAAAATTTCCGCTGACATATTCGCCTTTATTTGCTTTCAGAATGTTTACGAAAAAACTGAAAGAAGATGATTACATTACCTATTTGCCCGTTTCTGAAGTAGAATTCAAAGTGAATACCAAAAATTGGCATCTCGATGGAGAATTTAATAAGATAAAATCTCCGATTCATATTAAAGTGCAGCCTGCGAGTTTGACGATTTTGATATAA
- a CDS encoding DUF3298 and DUF4163 domain-containing protein: MKNIIAVLAVSTIFAVSSCKKTDSKNTVAAETGEKIETTEQFTVDSVKLSDSTKVNNLLSLKYEAKMLVFPTIKDKSLLDSIYYDKKGIIDFSKQGLQTFLNKDKDEYFASVKEKDNSWINDIARPQSWDTGSFMKLKSNTNDFLQIEYMYSSYEGGAHGNYGFAERVFDLKNKKRVLLKDITTMPKARLEALLTKNINNIPSGTTDSQGAVKNSEMLLIDAIPANDNFYFDDKNLYFHYSPYEIAAFAAGDIVIPVSWEDLKGTLNPQFKERMKIN; this comes from the coding sequence ATGAAAAATATCATTGCTGTTTTAGCAGTTTCTACAATTTTTGCCGTTTCGTCATGTAAAAAGACGGATTCTAAAAATACTGTTGCAGCAGAAACAGGTGAAAAGATTGAAACTACCGAACAATTTACAGTCGATTCTGTTAAATTGAGTGATTCTACGAAAGTAAATAATTTACTGTCACTAAAATACGAGGCGAAAATGCTTGTATTTCCTACGATCAAGGACAAGTCGCTTCTAGACAGTATTTACTATGATAAAAAAGGAATTATCGATTTTTCCAAGCAAGGTTTACAAACATTTCTTAATAAAGATAAGGATGAATACTTTGCATCTGTAAAAGAAAAAGACAACAGTTGGATCAACGATATCGCAAGACCTCAAAGCTGGGATACAGGTTCGTTTATGAAACTGAAGTCAAACACAAATGATTTTTTACAGATTGAATACATGTATTCTTCATATGAAGGAGGAGCGCATGGAAATTATGGTTTTGCTGAAAGAGTTTTTGATCTTAAGAATAAGAAAAGAGTTTTATTAAAAGATATTACAACAATGCCGAAAGCGAGATTAGAGGCGCTTCTTACTAAAAATATCAATAACATCCCAAGTGGAACTACAGATTCTCAAGGTGCTGTAAAAAATTCGGAAATGCTGTTGATTGATGCAATACCAGCGAACGATAATTTTTATTTTGACGACAAAAATCTGTACTTCCATTACAGTCCGTATGAGATTGCAGCTTTTGCAGCCGGAGATATTGTAATTCCTGTTTCGTGGGAAGATCTTAAAGGAACGCTTAATCCGCAGTTTAAAGAAAGAATGAAAATTAATTAA
- a CDS encoding cytochrome d ubiquinol oxidase subunit II, which yields MIYVVIGFLWLSVCLYVILGGADFGAGIVELMTKKKNRKYTEKLMYESIAPVWEANHMWLIIAIVILFVGFPEIYTTMSTYLHIPLVLMLLGIIARGTAFTFRHYDAVEDRWQIIYTQIFYYASLLTPFFLGLIAGATVSQSINPDAKTFLDLYIYSWLNWFGISVGLFVVALCAYLASIFSLREASDKLELNLMIKKSHQTMIFVVITGILVFATAYFSGIPLLKWVFSKPLGVMAVSFATVSLGLILRAMHIKKLLPVRALAGFQIIMILVAATYQHNPNIILLGNGEHLSLLKHIAAEKTIVALGWALILGSLFILPFLFYLMFSFTKAKGKL from the coding sequence ATGATCTACGTTGTAATAGGTTTCTTATGGCTTTCCGTTTGTCTTTATGTGATTTTGGGCGGAGCAGATTTCGGAGCAGGAATTGTAGAATTAATGACCAAAAAGAAAAACAGAAAGTACACAGAAAAATTAATGTACGAGTCGATTGCACCCGTATGGGAAGCCAATCATATGTGGCTGATTATTGCCATTGTAATTCTCTTTGTAGGCTTTCCCGAAATTTATACCACGATGTCAACCTATCTTCATATTCCATTGGTTTTGATGCTTTTAGGTATTATCGCGAGAGGCACGGCATTTACTTTCAGGCATTACGATGCTGTGGAAGATCGTTGGCAAATTATTTACACTCAAATTTTCTATTACGCGAGTCTTTTAACACCATTTTTTTTAGGTTTAATTGCTGGGGCAACCGTTTCACAATCAATTAATCCAGATGCAAAAACTTTTTTAGACCTGTATATCTACAGTTGGCTCAATTGGTTTGGAATTTCTGTTGGACTCTTTGTTGTGGCGCTCTGTGCTTATTTGGCATCTATCTTTTCGCTAAGAGAAGCAAGCGACAAATTAGAACTCAATTTAATGATTAAAAAATCTCATCAGACCATGATTTTTGTCGTTATCACTGGGATTTTGGTTTTTGCAACTGCTTATTTTTCAGGTATTCCTTTGTTGAAATGGGTATTTTCCAAACCTTTAGGCGTAATGGCAGTCTCATTCGCAACTGTTTCTTTAGGTTTGATTTTACGAGCAATGCATATTAAAAAGCTACTTCCCGTGCGGGCTTTGGCAGGATTTCAGATCATTATGATTCTGGTAGCTGCAACTTATCAGCACAATCCGAACATTATATTATTAGGAAACGGCGAACATCTTTCATTACTAAAACATATTGCAGCTGAGAAAACAATCGTAGCTTTAGGATGGGCTTTGATATTGGGATCGTTATTTATACTTCCGTTTTTATTTTATCTGATGTTTTCATTTACAAAGGCAAAAGGGAAATTGTAA
- a CDS encoding cytochrome ubiquinol oxidase subunit I has protein sequence MDDFIAARAQMALSLGFHIIFACVGMVMPFLMAFAHWKYLKTGNEIYKGLTKAWSKGVAILFATGAVSGTMLSFELGLLWPGFMKHAGPIFGMPFSLEGTAFFIEAIAIGFFLYGWDKFNKWFHWFCGFLVGLSGLASGILVVAANAWMNSPAGFDYINGEYVNIDPIKAMFNEAWFPQALHMTVAAFCATGFAVAGVHAFLIMKKKNVEFHTKAFRISAAFAMIGAFGAPLSGDVAAKSVAERQPIKLAAMEAHFETEKGAAFVIGGIPDEEKGELNYAIKIPKLLSFLATNNFNAEIKGLNDFPKDEWPPVAVVHYAFQIMIFFGVVMISIGSLYLYAFFFKKDWLTKNWLLKTFLFATPFGYIALEAGWTVTEVGRQPWIIYGIMRTADAVTPMPGIQYSFYFFTAIFISLSLIIIFLLKRQIQMVPKLYDPTDAQFNSKNKKS, from the coding sequence ATGGACGATTTCATAGCTGCACGTGCCCAAATGGCGCTTTCCCTCGGTTTCCACATCATTTTTGCCTGTGTCGGAATGGTGATGCCGTTTTTGATGGCTTTTGCACACTGGAAATATCTTAAAACAGGAAACGAAATTTACAAAGGTCTCACAAAAGCCTGGAGTAAAGGTGTTGCTATTCTTTTTGCAACTGGAGCCGTTTCCGGAACGATGCTGTCTTTCGAATTAGGACTTCTTTGGCCGGGATTTATGAAGCACGCAGGTCCTATTTTCGGAATGCCATTTTCACTCGAGGGAACGGCATTTTTTATTGAAGCCATTGCTATAGGATTTTTTCTTTATGGTTGGGATAAATTCAATAAATGGTTTCATTGGTTTTGCGGATTTTTAGTTGGTTTAAGCGGTCTGGCTTCAGGAATTTTAGTAGTTGCCGCAAACGCATGGATGAATTCCCCGGCGGGTTTTGATTATATTAATGGAGAATATGTGAATATCGATCCAATTAAAGCAATGTTTAATGAGGCTTGGTTTCCTCAGGCTTTGCATATGACGGTTGCCGCTTTTTGTGCGACAGGATTTGCAGTTGCGGGTGTTCATGCTTTTTTAATTATGAAAAAAAAGAATGTGGAATTTCACACAAAAGCCTTCAGAATTTCTGCTGCTTTTGCAATGATTGGTGCGTTTGGAGCTCCATTAAGTGGCGATGTTGCGGCAAAATCTGTTGCAGAAAGGCAACCGATAAAATTAGCTGCCATGGAAGCTCATTTTGAAACTGAAAAAGGTGCAGCTTTCGTGATTGGCGGAATTCCTGACGAAGAAAAAGGCGAACTTAATTATGCCATAAAAATTCCGAAGCTTTTAAGTTTTTTGGCAACCAATAATTTTAATGCAGAAATAAAAGGTTTAAATGATTTCCCGAAAGATGAATGGCCGCCCGTTGCCGTTGTACATTACGCTTTTCAGATTATGATCTTTTTTGGGGTAGTCATGATCTCCATCGGAAGTCTTTATCTATACGCATTCTTTTTCAAAAAAGATTGGCTAACTAAAAACTGGTTATTGAAAACCTTTCTTTTTGCCACACCTTTCGGATATATTGCGTTGGAAGCCGGCTGGACAGTTACTGAAGTCGGCAGACAACCCTGGATCATTTACGGTATCATGAGAACAGCAGACGCAGTGACACCAATGCCGGGAATTCAGTATTCATTTTACTTCTTTACTGCAATTTTTATTTCTCTGTCACTCATTATTATTTTTCTTTTGAAAAGACAAATACAGATGGTTCCGAAGCTTTATGACCCGACAGACGCACAATTTAACTCTAAAAACAAAAAATCATGA